In Nocardioides faecalis, the following proteins share a genomic window:
- a CDS encoding WS/DGAT/MGAT family O-acyltransferase encodes MDRVRPRDAVFLAEESPQTPLHNVTIEVFDPGTGPDALDHARLVRLVRDRIAFVPRYRQRVLTVPGNLAAPVWVDDENFDLGYHVRRSALPRPGTREQLLELAGRIVSRPLDRSRPLWEIYFVEGLESGRVALLSKTHQALVDGVHTVDLGQLLLDLHPESRELDPDDWAPRPAPSSAAVLASAVKENLTDPLAALDTARSGSQAVLRAAGHGSARARGLLAAATGRSPQRNGVINGPLSQQRRIVAVQTRLDDYRQVRDAHGGTINDVILATLSGALRAWLMTRAESLGGLRQVRAVVPVSVIDEELEATSLGSQIAAHFVDLPVGEQSPVVRLHQVSYSFQAHKDTGRSVAANRLAGLAGFAPTTFHAIGSRVAATELRRGYHLSVTNVPGPQAPLYAAGARMVASYPVPPLVPGHPLAIGVTSYDGGVFYGITADRDWIPDADLLGVCVREALDELLELSSETRQRAPRGRRGARAARPRTRGRGGADGSSRPD; translated from the coding sequence GTGGATCGGGTCCGGCCACGCGACGCGGTTTTCCTGGCGGAGGAGAGCCCGCAGACACCGCTGCACAACGTCACCATCGAGGTCTTCGACCCGGGCACCGGCCCGGACGCGCTCGACCACGCGCGCCTGGTCCGGCTGGTCCGGGACCGGATCGCGTTCGTGCCGCGCTACCGCCAACGCGTCCTCACCGTGCCGGGCAACCTGGCCGCGCCGGTGTGGGTCGACGACGAGAACTTCGACCTCGGCTACCACGTGCGCCGCTCCGCCCTGCCGCGCCCCGGCACCCGCGAGCAGCTGCTGGAGCTGGCAGGTCGGATCGTCTCGCGGCCGCTGGACCGCAGCCGCCCGCTGTGGGAGATCTACTTCGTCGAGGGCCTGGAGAGCGGCCGCGTCGCGCTGCTGTCCAAGACCCACCAGGCGCTCGTCGACGGCGTGCACACCGTCGACCTCGGTCAGCTGCTGCTCGACCTGCATCCCGAGTCCCGCGAGCTCGACCCCGACGACTGGGCGCCCCGGCCCGCGCCCAGCTCCGCGGCCGTGCTTGCCTCGGCGGTCAAGGAGAACCTGACCGACCCCCTCGCCGCGCTCGACACGGCCCGCTCGGGCTCGCAGGCGGTGCTGCGTGCCGCCGGCCACGGCTCTGCCCGCGCCCGCGGCCTCCTCGCCGCCGCCACCGGCCGCAGCCCGCAGCGCAACGGCGTGATCAACGGGCCGCTCTCGCAGCAGCGTCGCATCGTCGCCGTCCAGACCCGCCTCGACGACTACCGACAGGTGCGCGACGCGCACGGCGGCACGATCAACGACGTCATCCTCGCCACGCTCTCCGGCGCGCTGCGGGCGTGGCTGATGACCCGCGCGGAGTCGCTCGGCGGGTTGCGCCAGGTGCGCGCCGTCGTACCGGTCTCGGTGATCGACGAGGAGCTCGAGGCCACCTCGCTGGGCAGCCAGATCGCCGCCCACTTCGTCGACCTGCCAGTAGGGGAGCAGAGCCCGGTCGTGCGGCTGCACCAGGTCTCCTACTCCTTCCAGGCGCACAAGGACACCGGCCGCAGCGTCGCCGCGAACCGGTTGGCCGGCCTCGCCGGCTTCGCCCCGACGACCTTCCATGCCATCGGCTCGCGCGTGGCCGCCACCGAGCTGCGCCGCGGCTACCACCTGTCGGTGACCAACGTGCCCGGACCGCAGGCCCCGCTGTACGCCGCCGGCGCCCGGATGGTCGCCAGCTACCCGGTGCCGCCGCTCGTGCCCGGCCACCCGCTCGCGATCGGGGTGACGTCGTACGACGGCGGGGTCTTCTACGGCATCACCGCCGACCGGGACTGGATCCCCGACGCCGACCTGCTCGGCGTGTGCGTGCGGGAGGCGCTCGACGAGCTGCTCGAGCTGTCCTCGGAGACCCGACAGCGTGCTCCGCGGGGCCGCCGCGGGGCGCGGGCGGCCCGGCCCCGCACCCGCGGCCGGGGTGGGGCCGACGGGAGTTCGCGCCCAGACTGA
- a CDS encoding DUF2505 domain-containing protein produces the protein MRFSRELFYAAPPEDVFAMLADPAYREAVGAAQGVVSLEVSSTPTGSGRTVVVDSVQRTAGLPAIATKVTGETSRAIVREEWTDPTSATVRVESPGKPARAAGTISLAADDAGSRYTVALDLEVKVPLLGTKLEKIMADTVSAGLDAEHAVGVAWLEGDR, from the coding sequence ATGAGGTTCTCCCGTGAGCTGTTCTACGCCGCCCCGCCCGAGGACGTGTTCGCGATGCTCGCGGACCCCGCCTACCGCGAGGCGGTCGGTGCGGCGCAGGGCGTGGTGTCGCTCGAGGTGAGCAGCACGCCGACCGGCTCCGGCCGCACCGTCGTGGTCGACTCGGTGCAGCGCACCGCCGGCCTGCCCGCGATCGCCACCAAGGTCACCGGTGAGACCAGCCGCGCGATCGTGCGCGAGGAGTGGACCGACCCCACGTCCGCGACCGTGCGTGTCGAGAGCCCCGGAAAGCCGGCACGGGCTGCCGGCACGATCAGCCTCGCCGCCGACGACGCGGGCAGCCGCTACACGGTGGCGCTGGACCTGGAGGTCAAGGTGCCGCTGCTCGGCACGAAGCTGGAGAAGATCATGGCCGACACCGTGTCGGCCGGCCTGGACGCCGAGCACGCCGTGGGCGTCGCCTGGTTGGAAGGAGACCGTTGA
- a CDS encoding S1C family serine protease codes for MNDAYDADREPTQPIEGDLDEGREDTAALGNEGEQPGAPAPLVPPGAPAAPATPARAETPVPQWAPPPPGSAPVPAAPRPSGADAPTPGAPLPPGSMPGSMIGSLAPSLMPPGAAPMPAPVDASTTGASAGSAIPGGGAPADQPGAPAPGAPVSGDPGNPGDRLVVTGPAGPGARRRTREGARPGWLAVGAVALVLGLAGGFLGALGHDALTDDSAAAGFSGGLTEADLVELPPLKEPGSVAAVAQAVLPSTVQVLAEYDGQASGATGSGWVMDGDGHVVTNNHVIASAAKGGGPIVVVDNERNRYEAKVVGRSAVYDLAILEVEDSDGLVPAKLGHSKKLRVGEPVVAIGSPLSLPSTVTSGIVSYLQRPVTTGASADESSYINAVQTDAAINPGNSGGPLLNMQGEVIGVNSAIATAGGGSIDSEAGNIGVGFAIPVEQVRVTADQILKTGKAQYPVIGAKVKTGGVPTGDGAELDEIISGSPAEEAGLRKGDLITRVNGARVTEGIALIVAIRAYQPGQTIEFTIERGGNEREVEVTLDGEDDPAS; via the coding sequence GTGAACGACGCGTACGACGCCGACCGCGAGCCCACCCAGCCGATCGAGGGCGACCTCGACGAGGGCCGCGAGGACACCGCCGCGCTCGGCAACGAGGGCGAGCAGCCCGGCGCACCCGCGCCGCTGGTACCGCCCGGGGCGCCCGCCGCCCCGGCCACCCCCGCGCGCGCCGAGACGCCCGTGCCGCAGTGGGCGCCCCCGCCGCCCGGCAGCGCACCGGTGCCCGCCGCTCCCCGGCCCTCGGGCGCCGACGCGCCCACCCCGGGCGCTCCGCTGCCCCCCGGTTCGATGCCCGGTTCGATGATCGGCTCGCTGGCGCCGTCGCTGATGCCGCCCGGCGCCGCACCCATGCCCGCGCCCGTCGACGCGTCCACGACCGGGGCCTCCGCCGGATCCGCCATCCCGGGCGGCGGTGCGCCTGCCGACCAGCCCGGTGCACCGGCACCCGGGGCACCAGTCTCCGGAGACCCTGGGAATCCCGGGGACCGGCTCGTCGTAACGGGCCCCGCCGGCCCCGGTGCCCGGCGGCGCACCCGGGAGGGTGCACGCCCCGGCTGGCTCGCGGTCGGCGCCGTGGCGCTGGTCCTCGGGCTGGCCGGCGGGTTCCTCGGTGCGCTCGGGCACGACGCGCTCACCGACGACTCCGCCGCCGCGGGCTTCAGCGGCGGGCTCACCGAGGCCGACCTCGTCGAGCTGCCGCCGCTGAAGGAGCCCGGCTCCGTCGCGGCCGTGGCGCAGGCGGTGCTGCCGAGCACCGTGCAGGTCCTCGCCGAGTACGACGGCCAGGCCTCCGGCGCCACCGGCTCGGGCTGGGTGATGGACGGCGACGGCCACGTCGTCACCAACAACCACGTGATCGCCTCTGCGGCCAAGGGCGGCGGGCCGATCGTGGTCGTCGACAACGAGCGCAACCGCTACGAGGCCAAGGTCGTGGGCCGCAGCGCCGTCTACGACCTGGCGATCCTCGAGGTCGAGGACAGCGACGGCCTGGTGCCGGCCAAGCTCGGCCACTCCAAGAAGCTGCGGGTGGGGGAGCCGGTGGTGGCCATCGGCTCGCCGCTGAGCCTGCCGAGCACCGTGACCTCCGGCATCGTCAGCTACCTCCAGCGGCCGGTGACCACCGGCGCCTCCGCCGACGAGTCCTCCTACATCAACGCGGTGCAGACCGACGCGGCGATCAACCCCGGCAACTCGGGGGGACCGCTGCTCAACATGCAGGGCGAGGTGATCGGGGTGAACTCCGCGATCGCCACCGCCGGCGGCGGCTCGATCGACTCCGAGGCCGGCAACATCGGCGTCGGGTTCGCGATCCCCGTCGAGCAGGTCCGGGTCACCGCCGACCAGATCCTCAAGACCGGCAAGGCGCAGTACCCGGTGATCGGGGCGAAGGTGAAGACCGGTGGCGTCCCCACCGGGGACGGCGCCGAGCTCGACGAGATCATCTCCGGCAGCCCTGCGGAGGAGGCCGGGCTGCGCAAGGGCGACCTGATCACCCGCGTCAACGGCGCCCGGGTGACCGAGGGGATCGCCCTGATCGTCGCGATCCGGGCCTACCAGCCCGGGCAGACCATCGAGTTCACGATCGAGCGCGGCGGGAACGAGCGCGAGGTCGAGGTCACGCTCGACGGCGAGGACGACCCGGCCTCCTGA
- a CDS encoding AAA family ATPase: MIVVVLVSTGAAWEPGALAALAKHPGTVLLKRCVDLADLLATASTGQPEVAVLGTDLPGLDRAVVDELAAHGVRLVGVAADPDHTQPRAARVGIATVLPADRIGEVAEVLTTLPSDLTDPGRGAGPGAGPASEPGAVLWGPPDPDVPVRGPIVPAGGPGRVIAVWGPTGGPGRTTLAAALAGELARRGLDTLLVDADPYGGAVAQQLGILDEVSGLLAAARLSSSGQLAERFGGVQRRLSDRLRVLTGLPRADRWAEVRPGALTEIVETAREQGQVVLDTGFSLEHDPAADLGRPGRNDLTREAVEVADELVVVGAADPVGLARLVRGLREVAEVRPHVPTRVVVNRMRTTLGWREADVRAMLAGFSRSAEHGADPVPVHFLPEDQAALDRALVAGRLLTEAGDSALRRGVVELVAAMAGTGHGMSQDMSLGVSRSMRRGRGRVPGSG; this comes from the coding sequence ATGATCGTCGTCGTGCTGGTCTCGACCGGGGCCGCGTGGGAGCCGGGCGCCCTGGCGGCGCTGGCCAAGCACCCCGGCACGGTGCTGCTCAAGCGCTGCGTCGACCTCGCCGACCTGCTCGCCACGGCGAGCACCGGACAGCCCGAGGTCGCGGTGCTCGGCACCGACCTGCCGGGGCTGGACCGTGCCGTCGTCGACGAGCTCGCCGCCCACGGTGTCCGGCTGGTCGGGGTGGCTGCCGACCCCGACCACACCCAGCCCCGGGCCGCGCGGGTCGGGATCGCCACCGTGCTGCCGGCCGACCGGATCGGCGAGGTCGCCGAGGTCCTCACCACGCTCCCGAGCGACCTCACCGACCCGGGCCGCGGTGCCGGTCCAGGTGCGGGCCCGGCATCCGAACCCGGTGCCGTGCTGTGGGGACCGCCGGACCCGGACGTGCCCGTGCGCGGACCGATCGTGCCGGCGGGCGGGCCGGGACGGGTGATCGCGGTCTGGGGCCCCACCGGCGGGCCGGGCCGCACCACCCTGGCCGCGGCGCTCGCCGGCGAGCTGGCCCGCCGCGGTCTGGACACCCTGCTCGTCGACGCCGACCCCTACGGCGGGGCGGTGGCGCAGCAGCTGGGCATCCTGGACGAGGTCTCCGGGCTGCTCGCGGCCGCACGGCTGTCCTCCTCCGGTCAGCTGGCCGAGCGGTTCGGTGGCGTGCAGCGCCGGCTCTCGGACCGGCTGCGGGTGCTGACCGGACTGCCGCGCGCCGACCGCTGGGCCGAGGTCCGGCCCGGGGCGTTGACCGAGATCGTGGAGACCGCCCGCGAGCAGGGCCAGGTCGTCCTCGACACCGGGTTCAGCCTGGAGCACGACCCGGCGGCCGACCTGGGTCGTCCGGGCCGCAACGACCTGACCCGGGAGGCGGTGGAGGTCGCCGACGAGCTGGTCGTGGTCGGCGCGGCCGACCCCGTCGGCCTGGCCCGGCTGGTCCGGGGGCTGCGCGAGGTGGCCGAGGTGCGCCCGCACGTGCCCACCCGGGTCGTGGTCAACCGGATGCGGACCACGCTGGGCTGGCGCGAGGCCGACGTGCGCGCGATGCTCGCCGGCTTCTCCCGCTCCGCAGAGCACGGCGCAGACCCGGTGCCGGTGCACTTCCTGCCCGAGGACCAGGCCGCGCTGGACCGGGCGCTGGTCGCCGGCCGGCTGCTCACCGAGGCCGGCGACTCCGCGCTGCGCCGCGGGGTCGTTGAGCTGGTCGCGGCCATGGCCGGGACCGGCCACGGCATGTCCCAGGACATGTCCCTAGGCGTGTCCCGAAGCATGCGCCGGGGCCGGGGCCGGGTGCCGGGTTCCGGCTAG
- a CDS encoding helix-turn-helix domain-containing protein → MAGTPRFLTLADVAEVLNTSSAQVYALVRRGELPAIKIGGRGQWRVEASRLEEYIAEQYRSAEQYVAEHPFVDSDATE, encoded by the coding sequence ATGGCCGGCACCCCACGGTTCCTCACCCTCGCCGACGTCGCGGAGGTGCTGAACACCTCCAGCGCGCAGGTCTACGCGCTGGTGCGGCGTGGGGAGCTACCCGCGATCAAGATCGGCGGGCGGGGCCAGTGGCGGGTGGAGGCCTCGCGCCTGGAGGAGTACATCGCCGAGCAGTACCGCTCGGCCGAGCAGTACGTCGCCGAGCACCCGTTCGTGGACTCCGACGCGACCGAGTAG
- a CDS encoding NAD-glutamate dehydrogenase, which translates to MSKTTLGPDMSDPDRERIFSAAAALAGSGRHRAAGGAGEAGQADVESLATLLPAYYRHAGTDELAARTDVDVYGAFASHQHLAQQRLPGMPKVRVFTPTVGEHGWSAAGHSVVEVVCDDMPFLVDSITMELGSRLHDLRMVVHPTFDVRRDAEGRLLSAEPVLAGSTAPAPDAIRESWMHVEIARLPDDGDRDGDREEDRDGSSEGDRDGDDAQSPHHVGQACLRVLRDVQAAVSDWPRMTQQVADIVADLDEATLPVDAAEVAQAKKLLEWLADEHFTFIGYREYLLERVPVSGGGHDEVLRPVPGTGLGILRERRTPEAEEVSLTRLPEAVRAKAREKTLLVLAKANSRSTVHRRAYLDNVSVKVFGPDGEVVGERRFLGLLSSAAYTESLLRIPLLREKVAEVLRRSGFDAKSHDGAALLDTLETYPRDELFHTPVDELVPIVQAAMQARERRAVRLLIRRDTYGRYLSVLVYLPRDRYNTGVRQRFVRILLDRIGRGRITADDVEFSVSISQSATARVHFVVHVPRGELIGDDIDTADLERRLVDASRSWTEDFLDAVSAEYGEEVGAVLGRRYGEAFPEAYKEDFTARTAAVDVARLEGISSGGLDQTLYADLDADDGEARFKVFRVGEPLSLSDVLPMLSSLGVEVIDERPYSLTGLERPTYVYDFGLRHDAALPEHARALFSDALRAMWDGLTETDGFNRLVLRAALTWRQAMVLRAYARYMKQGSSPFSLGSIEAALVDNVDLTRLLVHLFEARFDPAAEAGRAEREAALVQRAERALDDVVSLDADRILRSYLALVRATLRTNYFQDDDEPLPGTDPAGHIGRGGTRPAPRRTGRPKPYLSLKLDPTKVPDLPDPRPRFEIFVYSPRVEGVHLRFGAVARGGLRWSDRRDDYRTEILGLVKAQMVKNTVIVPVGAKGGFYAKQLPDPSDREAWLGEGVACYRTFIRGLLDLTDNLVGGEVVPPPDVVRHDDDDTYLVVAADKGTASFSDIANGVAADYRFWLGDAFASGGSVGYDHKAMGITARGAWVSVRRHFRELGVDCQDEDITVVGIGDMSGDVFGNGMLCSEHIRLVAAFDHRDIFLDPQPDAATSYAERRRLFELPRSSWADYDTSLISTGGGVYSRSAKSIPLNQHVRDALGIADDVARMTPADLIRAILLAPVDLLWNGGIGTYVKASTESQADAGDKSNDAIRVDGAQLRVRCVGEGGNLGFTQRGRIEYALNGGLINTDFIDNSAGVDTSDHEVNLKILLDRVVQAGDLTAKQRNELLASMTDEVAELVLRDNYEQNLTLANAARNAPSLLHVHEEWMRHLEGRGLLDRALEALPSRQEVRRRIDAKGVLTQPELAVLMAYTKIVLSEELLASDLPEDPYLTIDLESYFPAPVREGYAEQVRDHPLRRQIIVTQVVNDLVNGAGMTYWPRLSVETGASAADLTRANFVAREIFGSLALRTELEQYDNVMPALLQTRMRVAMRTLVERASRWLISNRRTPLDSASTVAEFAEPVQATMLRLPELLCGSELAAYESRRQWLEDAEVPAELAARVASYAVAHMLLDVVEIAGRDALDPAEVARVHFALAERLGISTLQRRITDLPRDDQWQTMARAALREDLHGVHAQLTEKVLAATTDVDLEATSEATDADEGTDTDTDTGAETDVDAGRRRAQRRVAAWEKQADGVVEQAARSLAQVCEDEPTDIAKVSVGLRVVRTLLT; encoded by the coding sequence GTGTCAAAGACGACGCTCGGCCCCGACATGTCCGACCCTGATCGGGAGCGCATCTTCTCCGCCGCCGCGGCCCTGGCCGGCTCGGGACGCCACCGCGCCGCGGGCGGCGCGGGCGAAGCGGGCCAGGCGGACGTCGAGAGCCTGGCCACGCTGCTCCCGGCCTACTACCGGCACGCAGGCACCGACGAGCTCGCGGCCCGCACCGACGTCGACGTCTACGGGGCGTTCGCCTCCCACCAGCACCTCGCCCAGCAGCGGCTGCCCGGGATGCCGAAGGTCCGGGTGTTCACCCCCACCGTCGGCGAGCACGGCTGGTCCGCCGCCGGGCACTCGGTGGTGGAGGTGGTCTGCGACGACATGCCGTTCCTGGTCGACTCGATCACGATGGAGCTGGGCAGCAGGCTGCACGACCTGCGGATGGTCGTGCACCCCACCTTCGACGTGCGCCGCGACGCCGAGGGCCGGCTGTTGTCCGCGGAGCCTGTCCTCGCCGGTTCCACGGCGCCGGCACCCGACGCCATCCGCGAGTCCTGGATGCACGTCGAGATCGCCCGGTTGCCCGACGACGGTGACCGCGACGGTGACCGAGAGGAAGACCGCGACGGGAGCAGCGAGGGTGACCGCGACGGGGACGACGCGCAGTCGCCGCACCACGTGGGCCAGGCCTGCCTGCGGGTGCTGCGCGACGTGCAGGCCGCGGTGTCGGACTGGCCGCGGATGACCCAGCAGGTCGCCGACATCGTCGCGGACCTGGACGAGGCCACGCTGCCGGTGGACGCCGCGGAGGTGGCCCAGGCCAAGAAGCTGCTGGAGTGGCTCGCCGACGAGCACTTCACCTTCATCGGCTACCGCGAGTACCTGCTGGAGCGCGTCCCGGTGTCCGGCGGCGGTCACGACGAGGTGCTGCGCCCCGTGCCGGGGACCGGCCTGGGCATCCTGCGGGAGCGGCGCACACCGGAGGCCGAGGAGGTGTCGCTGACCCGGCTGCCCGAGGCGGTGCGGGCGAAGGCGCGGGAGAAGACCCTGCTGGTGCTGGCCAAGGCCAACTCGCGCTCCACGGTGCACCGGCGCGCCTACCTGGACAACGTGAGCGTGAAGGTGTTCGGCCCCGACGGCGAGGTCGTCGGCGAGCGCCGCTTCCTGGGCCTGCTCTCCAGCGCCGCCTACACCGAGTCGCTGCTGCGGATCCCGCTGCTGCGGGAGAAGGTGGCCGAGGTGCTGCGGCGCAGCGGCTTCGACGCCAAGAGCCACGACGGCGCCGCCCTCCTGGACACGCTGGAGACCTACCCGCGCGACGAGCTGTTCCATACCCCGGTCGACGAGCTGGTGCCGATCGTGCAGGCTGCGATGCAGGCGCGCGAGCGTCGCGCGGTGCGGCTGCTGATCCGGCGCGACACCTACGGCCGCTACCTCTCGGTGCTGGTCTACCTGCCCCGGGACCGCTACAACACCGGTGTCCGGCAGCGGTTCGTGCGCATCCTGCTCGACCGGATCGGCCGCGGCCGGATCACTGCCGACGACGTCGAGTTCAGCGTCTCGATCAGCCAGTCCGCCACCGCGCGGGTGCACTTCGTGGTGCACGTGCCCCGGGGCGAGCTGATCGGCGACGACATCGACACCGCCGACCTGGAGCGGCGCCTCGTGGACGCGTCGCGGTCGTGGACCGAGGACTTCCTGGACGCCGTGAGCGCCGAGTACGGCGAGGAGGTCGGCGCGGTGCTGGGCCGGCGCTACGGCGAGGCCTTCCCCGAGGCCTACAAGGAGGACTTCACCGCCCGCACCGCCGCGGTCGACGTCGCCCGGCTCGAGGGCATCTCCTCGGGCGGCCTCGACCAGACGCTGTACGCCGACCTGGACGCCGACGACGGCGAGGCCCGGTTCAAGGTGTTCCGCGTCGGCGAGCCGCTCTCGCTCAGCGACGTGCTGCCGATGCTCTCCTCGCTGGGGGTGGAGGTCATCGACGAACGGCCCTACAGCCTCACCGGCCTGGAGCGGCCCACCTACGTCTACGACTTCGGGCTGCGGCACGACGCCGCGCTGCCCGAGCACGCCCGCGCCCTGTTCTCGGACGCGCTGCGGGCGATGTGGGACGGCTTGACCGAGACCGACGGGTTCAACCGGCTGGTGCTGCGGGCCGCGCTGACCTGGCGCCAGGCGATGGTGCTGCGTGCCTACGCCCGCTACATGAAGCAGGGCAGCAGCCCGTTCTCGCTGGGCTCCATCGAGGCCGCGCTGGTCGACAACGTCGACCTGACCCGGCTGCTGGTGCACCTGTTCGAGGCCCGCTTCGACCCCGCCGCCGAGGCCGGTCGCGCCGAGCGGGAGGCCGCGCTGGTCCAGCGCGCCGAGCGGGCCCTCGACGACGTGGTCAGCCTGGACGCCGACCGGATCCTGCGCTCCTACCTGGCGCTGGTGCGTGCCACGCTGCGCACCAACTACTTCCAGGACGACGACGAGCCGCTGCCGGGCACCGACCCCGCCGGCCACATCGGGCGCGGGGGTACCCGGCCCGCACCACGTCGTACGGGGCGGCCGAAGCCGTACCTGTCGCTGAAGCTCGACCCCACCAAGGTCCCCGACCTGCCGGACCCGCGCCCGCGGTTCGAGATCTTCGTCTACTCCCCGCGGGTGGAGGGCGTGCACCTGCGCTTCGGCGCGGTCGCGCGCGGCGGGCTGCGCTGGTCGGACCGGCGCGACGACTACCGCACCGAGATCCTCGGCCTGGTCAAGGCGCAGATGGTCAAGAACACCGTGATCGTCCCGGTCGGGGCGAAGGGCGGGTTCTACGCCAAGCAGCTGCCCGACCCCTCCGACCGGGAGGCGTGGCTCGGGGAGGGGGTGGCCTGCTACCGCACCTTCATCCGCGGGCTGCTCGACCTCACCGACAACCTCGTCGGCGGCGAGGTCGTGCCACCGCCCGACGTGGTGCGTCACGACGACGACGACACCTACCTGGTGGTCGCTGCGGACAAGGGGACCGCGAGCTTCTCCGACATCGCCAACGGGGTCGCTGCCGACTACCGGTTCTGGCTCGGCGACGCCTTCGCCAGCGGCGGCTCGGTGGGCTATGACCACAAGGCGATGGGGATCACCGCGCGCGGCGCCTGGGTCTCGGTGCGCCGACACTTCCGCGAGCTCGGGGTGGACTGCCAGGACGAGGACATCACCGTCGTCGGCATCGGCGACATGTCCGGCGACGTCTTCGGCAACGGCATGCTCTGCTCCGAGCACATCCGGCTGGTCGCGGCGTTCGACCACCGCGACATCTTCCTCGACCCCCAGCCCGACGCGGCGACGTCGTACGCCGAGCGCCGGCGGCTCTTCGAGCTGCCCCGGTCCAGCTGGGCCGACTACGACACCTCGCTGATCTCCACCGGCGGCGGGGTGTACTCGCGCAGCGCGAAGTCGATCCCGCTCAACCAGCACGTCCGCGACGCCCTCGGCATCGCCGACGACGTGGCGCGGATGACACCAGCGGACCTGATCCGCGCGATCCTGCTCGCCCCCGTCGACCTGCTGTGGAACGGCGGCATCGGCACCTACGTGAAGGCGTCGACGGAGTCGCAGGCCGACGCCGGGGACAAGTCCAACGACGCGATCCGGGTCGACGGTGCGCAGCTGCGGGTGCGCTGCGTGGGCGAGGGCGGCAACCTGGGCTTCACCCAGCGCGGGCGCATCGAGTACGCCCTCAACGGTGGCCTGATCAACACCGACTTCATCGACAACTCCGCCGGCGTGGACACCTCCGACCACGAGGTGAACCTGAAGATCCTGCTCGACCGGGTGGTCCAGGCCGGCGACCTGACGGCCAAGCAGCGCAACGAGCTGCTGGCGTCGATGACCGACGAGGTCGCCGAGCTGGTGCTGCGCGACAACTACGAGCAGAACCTGACCCTGGCCAACGCGGCGCGCAACGCCCCGTCGCTGCTGCACGTGCACGAGGAGTGGATGCGGCACCTGGAGGGCCGTGGCCTGCTGGACCGCGCGCTCGAGGCGCTGCCCTCGCGGCAGGAGGTGCGGCGCCGGATCGACGCGAAGGGCGTGCTCACCCAGCCCGAGCTCGCGGTGCTGATGGCCTACACCAAGATCGTGCTGAGCGAGGAGCTGCTCGCCTCCGACCTGCCCGAGGACCCCTACCTGACCATCGACCTGGAGTCCTACTTCCCCGCACCGGTGCGCGAGGGGTACGCCGAGCAGGTCCGCGACCACCCGCTGCGCCGCCAGATCATCGTCACGCAGGTCGTCAACGACCTGGTCAACGGGGCCGGGATGACCTACTGGCCGCGGTTGAGCGTGGAGACCGGCGCGTCGGCCGCCGACCTCACCCGGGCGAACTTCGTGGCGCGCGAGATCTTCGGGTCGCTGGCGCTGCGCACCGAGCTGGAGCAGTACGACAACGTGATGCCGGCCCTGCTGCAGACCCGGATGCGGGTCGCGATGCGCACGCTGGTGGAGCGGGCCTCCCGGTGGCTCATCAGCAACCGGCGCACCCCGCTGGACAGCGCCTCCACCGTCGCCGAGTTCGCCGAGCCGGTGCAGGCCACCATGCTCCGGCTGCCCGAGCTGCTGTGCGGCTCCGAGCTCGCCGCCTACGAGTCCCGGCGCCAGTGGCTCGAGGACGCCGAGGTGCCCGCCGAGCTCGCCGCCCGGGTGGCGTCGTACGCCGTCGCGCACATGCTGCTCGACGTGGTCGAGATCGCCGGCCGCGACGCCCTCGACCCCGCCGAGGTGGCGCGCGTGCACTTCGCGCTCGCCGAGCGGCTCGGCATCTCCACGCTGCAGCGCCGGATCACCGACCTGCCCCGCGACGACCAGTGGCAGACGATGGCCCGCGCCGCGCTGCGCGAGGACCTGCACGGCGTGCACGCCCAGCTGACCGAGAAGGTGCTCGCGGCGACCACCGACGTCGACCTCGAGGCGACCTCGGAGGCCACCGATGCCGATGAGGGCACCGACACCGACACCGACACCGGTGCCGAGACCGATGTCGATGCCGGCCGGAGGCGGGCGCAGCGCCGGGTGGCGGCCTGGGAGAAGCAGGCCGACGGCGTGGTCGAGCAGGCGGCGCGCTCGCTGGCGCAGGTGTGCGAGGACGAGCCGACCGACATCGCCAAGGTCTCCGTCGGATTGCGCGTGGTGCGCACGCTGCTGACCTGA
- a CDS encoding DUF2505 domain-containing protein, with translation MATRLLQEQVYDAPLAQVSAMLTDRAFREQVCTAQHALDQDVTVTPNAGGTTVHIEMTQPTEGVPGFAKKIVGESTTVVQTETWTSPEHADIVVTIPGKPGEIRGTATLVEVGGVTTETIDLSITVKIPLISGKLEDLLAKLLRSALRAEQRTGTQWLAG, from the coding sequence ATGGCCACCCGTCTGCTGCAGGAGCAGGTGTACGACGCTCCGCTGGCGCAGGTGAGCGCGATGCTCACCGACCGTGCGTTCCGGGAGCAGGTGTGCACCGCCCAGCATGCGCTGGACCAGGACGTGACGGTCACGCCGAACGCCGGCGGCACCACGGTCCACATCGAGATGACCCAGCCGACCGAGGGCGTGCCGGGCTTCGCCAAGAAGATCGTCGGCGAGTCCACCACCGTGGTGCAGACCGAGACCTGGACCAGCCCCGAGCACGCCGACATCGTGGTCACCATCCCCGGCAAGCCCGGCGAGATCCGGGGCACCGCCACCCTCGTCGAGGTCGGCGGGGTGACCACCGAGACGATCGACCTGAGCATCACGGTGAAGATCCCGCTGATCTCCGGCAAGCTCGAGGACCTGCTCGCCAAGCTGCTGCGCAGCGCCCTGCGCGCCGAGCAGCGCACCGGCACGCAGTGGCTGGCCGGCTGA